In Mytilus trossulus isolate FHL-02 chromosome 14, PNRI_Mtr1.1.1.hap1, whole genome shotgun sequence, a genomic segment contains:
- the LOC134697109 gene encoding uncharacterized protein LOC134697109 yields the protein MLKFVLLISCLISIQTVVFCADCVDQACLTKLYNARVTKAEYYTRPLGSSWSGSSIGRRKKRHDYHLHHAGVVVTIDQYVVGRDKWLIHKGSDYGDAHDTVITDASYMGSSWTNTKVKYLSACHYTVNSFMIAARITSPYNLLGPNCQTAANGIWDLIEHC from the exons ATGCTGAAATTTGTGTTGCTGATTAGTTGTTTGATATCTATCCAAACAGTTGTTTTTTGTGCTGATTGTGTTGATCAAGCATGCCTTACGAAACTTTATAATGCAAGAGTGACAAAAGCAGAGTATTATACAAG ACCATTGGGTTCATCATGGTCGGGTTCTTCGATTGGACGAAGGAAAAAGAGACATGATTATCATTTACATCACGCAGGGGTTGTTGTGACAATCGACCAGTACGTAGTCGGAAGAGATAAATGGTTGATACACAAAGGCAGTGACTATGGTGATGCTCACGATACTGTCATTACGGATGCCAGCTACATGGGATCAAG CTGGACAAATACAAAAGTAAAGTATCTTTCGGCCTGTCATTACACAGTGAACAGTTTTATGATAGCAGCCAGAATAACATCCCCGTATAATTTATTGGGACCAAACTGTCAAACGGCTGCAAATGGAATATGGGACCTGATAGAACACTGCTAA